A window of Fictibacillus halophilus contains these coding sequences:
- a CDS encoding GerAB/ArcD/ProY family transporter: MQVNIRHQISPYFLFFILVGAQTGVGILGFHRIIAKHAGYDAWISVLIAGAVIQLLMLLMFHLLSAANGDIIEVHNQMYGNNFGSIMSGIIMVYYWMAAVSVLREYIEIIQVWMFPTLPTWVLSVLILILSYYIISGGFRVVVGICFVSGIYTVLLFFNHFYLPRNYVHFDNLLPILDHSFVDLLKSAKETSYSMAGFEIILMVFPFIRNARSSQKIAHLGVAFTTLFYTVGAITTFLFISEKQIQTTIWARININALAKFSFVERFEYILLSLYLIKIVTIITLMLWASSRGFKLILKKKQKIPLLILIALSIVLCQLLDNRYILNSFLDITAKFSIGLFYVYIPLLWVVFILLKKRIPR, translated from the coding sequence ATGCAAGTAAATATTAGGCATCAAATATCTCCTTATTTCTTATTCTTTATCCTTGTAGGTGCACAAACTGGGGTAGGGATACTTGGTTTTCATAGAATAATCGCAAAACATGCAGGATATGATGCATGGATAAGTGTCCTGATTGCTGGGGCAGTCATTCAACTCCTTATGTTACTGATGTTTCACCTTCTTTCTGCCGCAAATGGGGATATCATTGAAGTACACAACCAAATGTACGGAAACAATTTTGGTTCAATCATGAGCGGAATAATCATGGTTTATTACTGGATGGCCGCTGTAAGTGTACTAAGGGAATATATTGAGATTATACAAGTGTGGATGTTTCCTACTCTTCCGACTTGGGTTTTGTCTGTACTTATCTTGATATTAAGTTATTACATTATTTCAGGAGGATTTCGTGTAGTGGTAGGAATATGTTTTGTTTCCGGCATATATACGGTCCTCCTTTTCTTTAATCATTTTTACCTGCCTAGAAATTATGTTCATTTTGATAATCTACTTCCCATACTTGATCATTCGTTTGTTGACCTATTAAAGTCTGCTAAAGAAACCAGTTATTCCATGGCTGGGTTCGAGATCATTTTGATGGTATTTCCTTTTATAAGAAACGCAAGATCATCCCAAAAAATTGCCCATTTAGGTGTTGCTTTTACGACTTTATTCTATACGGTAGGAGCTATTACAACTTTTTTGTTTATTAGTGAGAAGCAAATACAAACTACGATTTGGGCTAGAATTAATATTAATGCCTTAGCAAAGTTTTCATTTGTTGAAAGATTTGAATATATCCTTCTTTCGTTATACTTGATTAAAATAGTGACGATTATAACGCTGATGTTATGGGCATCAAGCAGAGGCTTTAAATTGATATTAAAAAAGAAGCAGAAGATTCCCTTGTTAATTCTTATCGCTTTAAGCATTGTTCTTTGTCAGTTATTAGATAACAGATACATTCTTAATTCTTTCTTGGATATCACAGCAAAATTCTCCATTGGATTATTTTATGTATATATCCCATTGTTGTGGGTTGTTTTTATTCTTTTGAAAAAGAGGATACCTAGATGA
- a CDS encoding competence protein ComK — protein MEKTILLRSYEINTSTMALLPFYNEYGEVQTEILETEKNERVALSPIKIINESCLFFGSSYEGRREAVRRSMGYVSLSPIMINLELGIFFFPVESPKNETCIWLSQSHVQRIDSIDSDTCSVHFKNTANLILPQSKYALEAKLFRTAQYRYILSERVSERIMRY, from the coding sequence ATGGAAAAAACAATACTTCTTCGATCCTACGAAATTAATACAAGTACAATGGCACTCCTACCGTTTTATAACGAATATGGAGAAGTTCAAACGGAGATTTTAGAAACTGAAAAAAACGAAAGAGTTGCACTCAGTCCGATCAAAATTATTAACGAGAGCTGTTTATTTTTCGGATCTAGCTATGAAGGCAGGCGTGAAGCTGTTCGTCGGTCAATGGGCTATGTGAGTCTATCCCCAATCATGATTAACCTCGAACTAGGCATTTTCTTTTTTCCTGTAGAATCTCCTAAGAATGAAACGTGCATATGGTTATCCCAATCGCATGTTCAACGGATAGATTCTATAGATTCTGATACGTGCAGTGTCCACTTTAAAAACACCGCAAATCTAATATTACCCCAATCTAAATACGCATTAGAGGCAAAATTGTTCCGAACCGCACAATATAGATATATCCTTAGTGAACGAGTAAGTGAACGAATAATGAGATATTAA
- a CDS encoding spore germination protein, which yields MFKKRRDKLGEEKKKMEEHPKTNFDTTNWVEELSLSTDFVNDHTSSNLSEPFWISYFRTLIMGEILHRDVVPYLSAQLTLKELKNTIPIQQIEVTSDAKIIKDKLLQGFAAIRLSDQHTECLMVNVANSKFRDISFPMMESTALGPQAGYVEEIDTNINLIRKHLPSSDLHIKELKVGKLSSTKVAVIYMDSIVNKDNVETVLQRIEDVQYDHISDSSYLASMIEDNTNSLFPQIIPTERNDRTIAALTEGKVVIVVDGSPDVLIAPITLAESVVAMEDYYVPWLIANYLRLIRLFGLFVSIIISPAYIAVLTYHYELIPAKLLDSLVASRAAVPFPPIIEVLILEISVEFIKESSLRLPTKIGTTLGIVGGIVIGQAIVEAKLTSSILIILIGLSTLASYTSAIYKFNNSVRLIKYPIIVLAQFLGLIGIVIGLNFLLAHLLRLTSLGRPYIGFYPFRKNMFKDMWIRMPFSMQKQNPENLRPQRKQRYTNDLKNQGPPSDFNE from the coding sequence ATGTTCAAAAAAAGGCGAGACAAATTAGGTGAGGAAAAGAAAAAAATGGAGGAACATCCTAAAACTAACTTTGATACAACCAATTGGGTAGAGGAACTTTCACTCTCTACGGATTTTGTTAATGACCATACTTCCTCCAATCTATCTGAGCCATTTTGGATATCTTATTTTAGAACGCTCATTATGGGAGAAATATTACATAGAGATGTGGTACCTTATCTATCTGCGCAACTTACTCTAAAAGAATTAAAAAATACAATCCCTATTCAACAAATAGAAGTAACATCGGATGCAAAGATAATAAAGGATAAACTTTTGCAGGGATTTGCGGCAATTCGGCTTTCTGATCAGCATACTGAATGTTTAATGGTGAATGTTGCGAATTCTAAGTTTAGAGACATTTCTTTTCCTATGATGGAATCTACTGCCCTTGGTCCTCAAGCAGGCTATGTTGAAGAGATTGACACAAATATTAACTTGATTAGAAAACATTTGCCTTCCTCTGATTTACATATAAAAGAGCTAAAAGTAGGTAAATTATCATCAACAAAAGTCGCAGTTATCTACATGGATTCTATTGTGAACAAAGATAATGTCGAAACCGTTCTACAACGTATAGAAGACGTGCAATACGATCATATCTCAGATAGTTCCTACTTAGCATCAATGATTGAAGATAATACGAATTCTCTCTTTCCCCAGATTATACCAACCGAACGCAATGACAGAACAATTGCAGCCCTAACAGAAGGAAAGGTAGTAATTGTTGTTGATGGGTCTCCAGATGTATTAATTGCACCCATCACATTAGCAGAATCAGTAGTGGCTATGGAAGATTACTATGTACCGTGGTTAATTGCGAATTACTTGAGGTTGATCAGGCTGTTTGGACTCTTTGTATCCATCATTATTTCACCCGCGTATATCGCGGTTTTAACATATCATTATGAGTTGATACCGGCAAAGTTACTTGACTCATTAGTAGCTTCCAGAGCGGCGGTTCCATTTCCACCTATTATTGAGGTTCTAATATTAGAGATAAGTGTTGAATTTATAAAAGAATCAAGTCTGCGTCTTCCCACTAAAATTGGTACGACTCTTGGTATAGTGGGAGGGATTGTAATAGGACAGGCTATTGTTGAAGCCAAACTTACAAGTAGCATACTGATCATTTTAATTGGCTTAAGTACGTTAGCTTCCTATACCTCAGCGATCTACAAGTTCAATAATTCTGTAAGGCTTATTAAATATCCGATAATTGTACTGGCGCAATTTCTTGGATTAATAGGAATTGTAATTGGTCTTAATTTTCTCCTGGCACATTTATTACGCTTAACCTCTCTAGGTAGACCATACATTGGTTTTTACCCATTTCGTAAAAATATGTTTAAAGACATGTGGATTCGAATGCCTTTTTCCATGCAGAAACAGAATCCTGAAAATTTGCGACCACAGAGGAAACAAAGGTATACGAACGATTTAAAGAATCAAGGTCCACCTTCCGATTTCAATGAGTAA
- a CDS encoding aspartate aminotransferase family protein produces MNNWSNLVTEMPNLLAPSMAKDHPNLPVVKAEGCYYYGLDGKQYLDFTSGIATANTGHRHPKVVQAIKDGADHLMHGPSGVIMYESILKLSKKLAHVLPGNLDCFFFANSGTEAIEGALKLAKHVTKRPYVISFTGCFHGRSLGALSVTTSKSKYRKFLQPNGLAYQVPYADVKSAPSGVNPETYVIEKLEKDFETLFNHQVTPEEVACMIVEPVLGEGGYIVPPSGWLKKIREVCDRHGILLIFDEVQTGFGRTGEWFAAQTFGVTPDIMAIAKGIASGLPLSATVASKELMQQWPLGSHGTTFGGNPIACEAALATIDVLTQEKLIENSKNMGNYACAKLKELQERTPLIGSIRAVGLMIGIEIIDPFTGKPDGQALMNILDKCLEKGVLFYLCGNHGEVIRMIPPLTINQEQIDQGLAVLEESLEEYLVEVHAQLSENYQNA; encoded by the coding sequence ATGAACAACTGGAGCAACCTTGTAACCGAAATGCCTAACCTTTTAGCGCCTAGTATGGCAAAAGATCATCCGAACCTACCCGTCGTAAAAGCAGAGGGCTGCTATTATTATGGATTGGATGGAAAGCAATATCTTGATTTCACTTCTGGAATCGCAACGGCAAATACCGGCCATCGTCATCCAAAAGTGGTACAAGCTATCAAAGATGGAGCAGATCACCTCATGCACGGGCCATCTGGAGTCATCATGTATGAATCCATCCTGAAACTTTCAAAGAAACTAGCTCATGTTCTACCAGGTAATTTGGATTGTTTCTTTTTTGCCAATAGCGGAACTGAAGCAATTGAAGGTGCTCTGAAACTCGCAAAGCATGTGACTAAAAGACCTTACGTAATTTCTTTTACCGGTTGCTTTCATGGTCGATCACTAGGCGCATTGAGCGTGACAACATCTAAAAGTAAATACCGTAAGTTTCTTCAGCCGAACGGTCTTGCTTATCAAGTTCCCTATGCAGATGTAAAAAGCGCTCCAAGTGGTGTAAATCCAGAAACGTACGTCATTGAAAAGCTTGAGAAAGATTTTGAAACACTATTCAACCATCAAGTAACACCTGAAGAAGTCGCCTGTATGATTGTAGAACCTGTTCTAGGCGAAGGAGGCTATATCGTCCCACCTAGTGGCTGGCTGAAGAAGATAAGAGAAGTTTGTGACAGACATGGTATTTTACTGATCTTTGATGAGGTTCAGACGGGTTTTGGAAGAACCGGAGAATGGTTTGCTGCCCAAACATTTGGAGTTACGCCAGATATCATGGCGATCGCAAAAGGAATTGCTTCAGGACTGCCACTAAGTGCAACAGTTGCTTCTAAAGAGCTTATGCAGCAATGGCCACTTGGCAGTCATGGTACAACTTTTGGTGGAAACCCGATCGCTTGTGAAGCGGCGCTCGCTACAATTGATGTCCTAACACAAGAAAAGCTCATTGAGAACTCCAAAAACATGGGGAATTATGCATGTGCAAAATTGAAAGAACTTCAGGAACGGACTCCGTTGATCGGCAGCATTCGTGCGGTAGGACTTATGATTGGGATTGAAATCATTGATCCTTTTACCGGTAAACCAGACGGTCAAGCACTCATGAACATTTTAGACAAGTGTTTAGAAAAAGGCGTTCTTTTTTATCTTTGTGGAAATCATGGTGAGGTTATCAGAATGATTCCTCCTCTCACAATCAATCAAGAACAAATCGATCAAGGTCTTGCTGTACTTGAAGAATCACTTGAAGAATATTTGGTTGAGGTCCATGCACAACTATCTGAAAACTATCAAAACGCATAA
- a CDS encoding MarR family winged helix-turn-helix transcriptional regulator, translated as MKSEILKLENQICFKIYTAEREITKLYRDLLKELNVTYPQYLVLLLLWEKHSLSVKEIGQRLFLDSGTLTPMLKRMELNGLVERKRSEKDERSVIISVTEKGNELKEKAECIPGQLVDNMSMKKEDLTLLNNTLTCMLNQLQNHQ; from the coding sequence ATGAAAAGTGAAATCTTAAAATTAGAAAATCAAATATGTTTTAAAATCTATACGGCAGAACGTGAGATCACAAAACTTTATCGAGACTTATTAAAAGAGCTTAACGTGACGTATCCACAATACTTAGTTTTGCTTCTTTTATGGGAAAAACATTCATTGTCTGTAAAAGAAATAGGACAGAGATTATTTTTAGATTCTGGGACTCTAACACCGATGTTAAAGCGAATGGAGTTAAATGGTCTTGTTGAAAGAAAACGATCCGAAAAAGATGAGAGAAGTGTTATTATTTCTGTAACTGAAAAAGGAAATGAGTTAAAAGAAAAAGCAGAATGTATTCCTGGTCAGCTTGTTGATAACATGTCGATGAAAAAAGAAGATCTGACACTTTTAAATAACACGTTGACATGTATGCTAAATCAGCTGCAAAATCATCAATAA
- a CDS encoding cyanophycinase, producing MAKGDLLIIGGNEDKSEKKIILSRFSALCKNRQGPIGILTTASGYPEEVGSEYYQLFQTLHGTKPLLFHLDSREKAEDPELPEQLSSLSGLFMTGGDQLRLTSILGGTSFYKHLFREWKDGLIIGGTSAGAAVMSRLMIISSKLFEKEDVSVLELGSGFGFLEDVIIDQHFSQRDRFSRLMRAIALNPQIIGIGIDENTAIWVHNDGKQFEVIGEYNVSIFDGKTSTYVDIAENKGNMTISDIRFHTLGAGAVFDLYKRELIIT from the coding sequence ATGGCAAAAGGTGATCTATTGATCATTGGTGGCAATGAGGATAAAAGTGAAAAAAAAATAATCTTATCCAGATTCTCTGCTCTATGTAAAAATCGTCAGGGACCAATTGGAATCCTGACAACAGCATCCGGCTATCCGGAAGAAGTAGGCAGTGAATATTATCAACTGTTCCAAACATTGCATGGTACAAAGCCACTGCTTTTCCATTTAGATTCCCGTGAAAAAGCGGAAGACCCTGAATTACCCGAACAGCTTTCTTCTCTGTCTGGTCTTTTCATGACAGGCGGCGACCAGTTAAGACTAACAAGCATTTTAGGTGGAACATCCTTTTATAAACACCTCTTTCGAGAATGGAAAGACGGTTTAATCATCGGTGGAACGAGTGCCGGTGCTGCTGTTATGAGCAGATTGATGATTATCTCGTCAAAACTGTTTGAAAAAGAAGATGTTTCTGTACTTGAGTTAGGTTCAGGCTTTGGATTTTTAGAAGACGTAATTATTGATCAGCACTTTTCTCAGCGTGACAGGTTTAGTCGCCTTATGCGAGCTATCGCGTTAAATCCTCAGATCATTGGCATCGGTATCGATGAAAACACAGCAATCTGGGTTCATAACGACGGAAAGCAGTTTGAGGTTATTGGTGAATATAACGTTAGCATATTCGATGGCAAAACATCGACCTATGTAGACATCGCTGAGAATAAAGGAAATATGACAATTTCCGATATCCGCTTCCACACACTTGGAGCGGGTGCTGTTTTTGACTTATACAAACGAGAATTAATCATCACTTAA
- a CDS encoding organic hydroperoxide resistance protein has product MEALYTAKATAEGGRAGKVKSDNGVLNHELAMPKALGGSGSENATNPEQLFAAGYAACFDSALNLVARQSKKRIESKVTAEVSIGKDTDGGFKLAVVLNVGVNGVTQEEAEELVKTAHGVCPYSKATSGNIDVELKTELL; this is encoded by the coding sequence ATGGAAGCATTATACACAGCAAAAGCAACAGCTGAAGGCGGAAGAGCAGGTAAGGTTAAAAGTGACAACGGTGTGTTAAATCATGAGTTAGCTATGCCAAAAGCGCTTGGTGGATCAGGAAGTGAGAACGCAACAAACCCTGAGCAGCTATTTGCAGCAGGATATGCAGCTTGCTTTGATTCAGCACTTAACCTAGTGGCACGCCAAAGTAAAAAACGAATTGAATCAAAGGTTACTGCTGAAGTGTCCATTGGAAAAGATACTGATGGCGGGTTTAAGCTAGCTGTAGTTCTTAACGTAGGTGTTAATGGTGTAACACAAGAAGAAGCTGAGGAACTGGTAAAAACTGCGCACGGTGTTTGTCCATATTCTAAAGCAACGAGTGGCAACATTGACGTTGAATTAAAAACTGAATTGTTATAA
- a CDS encoding sodium:solute symporter, translated as MQALDTVIILLYFAVLIGAGIIGSTKAKTSEDFTLAGRNLGMFMYLGCLSAVILGGAATIGTTKLGYQFGISGIWFVSMIGLGIILLGTIFIKKIDSLKVTTISELLGKRYKSETRLLSAIVASIYTLMIAVTQVIGMGTIINVLLGWSLTTSMLVGGGIVLFYTILGGMWSVTVTDIIQFIVMTVGIFFIMVPMSLSKVDGLGNLVTKLPQSHLDFTGIGYQQIFQYFLLFALGMVVSQDIWQRVFTAKSSKIARNGSIFAGVYSFAYAIAGSIIGMCAFLVLPALDNPQNTFAEMALTILPTGILGLVLASVCSALMSTASGSLLASSTLITNDILKQYFLKSPTDKQMIRASRITTLVIGLIAISFSIWIQDVLVALDVAYAILSGAIFIPLVMTFFWKRATPNSGFYAILISSVVVLAGLFIEGLTATNPILYGMSAGLVSIVGISLFTAPISTEFDTPFDEDVALEDLEEGRKQA; from the coding sequence ATGCAAGCTCTTGATACAGTTATTATTCTTTTATATTTTGCCGTATTGATCGGTGCTGGAATCATTGGTTCCACAAAAGCAAAGACTTCTGAAGATTTTACTCTTGCAGGACGCAACCTTGGCATGTTTATGTATCTTGGATGTTTGTCTGCCGTTATTTTAGGTGGTGCAGCTACGATTGGAACGACAAAGCTAGGATATCAGTTTGGAATCTCTGGAATCTGGTTTGTATCGATGATTGGTTTAGGCATTATTCTTTTAGGTACTATATTTATTAAAAAGATCGATTCACTAAAAGTTACAACGATCAGTGAATTGTTAGGAAAACGATACAAATCTGAAACACGTCTTTTAAGTGCCATCGTGGCTTCTATCTACACTTTAATGATTGCAGTGACCCAAGTGATCGGGATGGGAACAATCATTAATGTGCTGTTAGGCTGGAGCTTAACGACTTCCATGTTAGTTGGAGGAGGAATCGTCCTCTTCTACACAATCCTTGGCGGAATGTGGAGTGTGACGGTCACGGATATTATTCAATTCATCGTAATGACGGTCGGTATCTTCTTCATAATGGTACCTATGAGTCTATCTAAAGTGGATGGTTTAGGAAATCTAGTAACAAAACTGCCCCAATCTCACTTAGATTTCACAGGTATCGGTTATCAGCAGATCTTCCAATATTTCTTGTTGTTTGCGCTTGGTATGGTCGTATCACAAGACATCTGGCAACGTGTTTTCACAGCTAAATCTAGTAAGATTGCTAGAAACGGCTCGATTTTTGCAGGGGTTTATAGCTTTGCTTACGCGATTGCGGGAAGCATTATCGGTATGTGCGCATTTCTAGTACTGCCTGCACTGGATAATCCGCAGAACACATTTGCAGAGATGGCCCTAACCATTCTGCCTACTGGAATTTTAGGACTTGTACTTGCAAGTGTTTGTTCAGCACTTATGTCAACCGCATCTGGTTCGTTACTTGCATCTTCTACTTTAATAACCAACGATATCCTAAAACAGTATTTCTTAAAATCTCCTACTGACAAACAAATGATTAGAGCATCAAGGATCACTACACTTGTTATCGGTTTAATTGCCATTAGCTTTTCAATATGGATTCAAGATGTACTTGTTGCACTTGATGTGGCATATGCGATTCTATCGGGGGCGATCTTCATCCCACTTGTAATGACATTCTTTTGGAAACGTGCGACTCCTAATTCAGGATTTTATGCTATATTAATTTCTTCTGTTGTTGTATTAGCAGGATTGTTTATTGAAGGACTTACAGCAACAAATCCAATCCTTTATGGAATGTCTGCTGGATTAGTTAGTATAGTGGGTATTTCCTTATTCACAGCACCAATCTCTACTGAATTTGATACACCATTTGATGAGGATGTAGCACTTGAAGATCTAGAAGAAGGAAGAAAACAAGCTTAA
- a CDS encoding Ger(x)C family spore germination protein yields MKHFLILFQIGMVIVLSGCQVIPTLNTNELSIIQGVGFDRTAEDKLLGTIVYPEYRVDETSKIEVLKAEGETVRETLDRSQYEVQYPLVNGQLRIAVFGQKLAKQGLFSLLDAFNRSPVIGSKIQLAIVDGEASELLAIKKYGKENIALYLSDMISQNAKIGELPSTDLSIFSYHYYNVGNDPYLPILKKEKDKIKINGIALFKDARLKSTLSMNDVFTFKMLLERFKMGTHQYKLDENQYVVIGNIRSSPHYKVKINKGTPEFNIQIKMDARIQEFSSNRKNTATPSKTKY; encoded by the coding sequence ATGAAGCACTTTCTCATACTTTTTCAAATTGGCATGGTCATTGTATTATCGGGTTGTCAGGTTATTCCCACATTAAATACAAATGAACTAAGTATCATTCAAGGCGTTGGATTCGATAGAACTGCAGAAGATAAATTATTGGGAACAATTGTTTATCCTGAATATCGCGTGGATGAAACATCAAAGATAGAAGTGTTAAAAGCAGAAGGGGAAACGGTTCGAGAGACTCTGGATCGTTCTCAATATGAAGTACAATATCCATTAGTAAACGGACAGCTTCGTATCGCAGTGTTTGGTCAAAAGCTAGCAAAGCAAGGTCTGTTTTCCCTCCTGGATGCATTTAATCGCTCTCCTGTAATAGGGAGTAAAATACAGTTAGCGATAGTCGATGGGGAAGCATCTGAATTACTCGCTATTAAAAAGTATGGAAAAGAAAATATTGCTTTGTATCTTTCTGATATGATTAGTCAAAATGCAAAAATAGGAGAGTTACCTTCAACTGACCTTTCCATATTTTCTTATCATTACTATAATGTTGGAAACGATCCTTACTTACCAATATTAAAAAAAGAAAAAGATAAAATTAAAATAAATGGAATCGCACTGTTTAAAGATGCGCGTTTAAAATCTACTTTATCAATGAACGATGTATTCACATTTAAGATGTTATTGGAAAGATTTAAAATGGGAACTCATCAATATAAATTAGACGAAAATCAATATGTAGTGATTGGTAACATCAGGTCATCACCCCATTATAAAGTTAAAATAAATAAAGGTACCCCTGAATTTAATATACAAATTAAGATGGATGCCAGAATTCAGGAATTTTCCAGCAATAGAAAAAATACAGCAACACCAAGTAAAACAAAATATTGA
- a CDS encoding sigma-54 interaction domain-containing protein, producing the protein MNLSQPKDWNENEQILHSLKDDILVTNVEGIILKVSEVTGKIYGVDSDSLIGKSVYDLEAQGLFSPILTPMVVKENKKITFVQTTNKGKKLLVTGIPVYNEQGELYRIVSYSHDITELDQYKEFLFAMEEEMQRVKTELGLLRSKQLHDAGIIAKSEDMKKAVSTALQLSEVDVNALLLGESGVGKSLLAKFIHNKSHRSKGPFIEVNCGAIPDSLFEAELFGYESGAFTGAHQKGKVGLIELSNGGTLFLDEIGELPLQHQVKVLKVIQEKQFYRVGGTKPIKVDFRLVSATNKDLQKAINEKLFREDLYFRLNVVPVTIPPLRKRTEDIVPLIHMLLEQFEKKYNKKKKLDEAVIHHLLHYEWRGNVRELINIMERLVVLSPTTLITDEHLPDHVKEGASTPSPSIHAEQTLKEMLDETEKQILLAARKKYRTTIRMAEALGTSQPSIVRKMKKYQII; encoded by the coding sequence ATGAACTTGAGTCAACCAAAAGATTGGAACGAAAATGAACAGATTCTTCATTCTTTAAAAGATGACATCTTAGTAACGAATGTAGAGGGCATAATCCTTAAAGTGAGTGAAGTAACAGGCAAGATTTACGGAGTTGATTCAGATAGTTTAATCGGAAAATCTGTCTATGATTTAGAAGCGCAAGGGTTATTCTCACCTATTCTCACGCCTATGGTTGTAAAAGAAAATAAAAAGATCACCTTTGTACAAACCACAAATAAAGGAAAAAAACTGCTTGTTACAGGAATTCCTGTTTATAACGAACAAGGCGAACTATATAGAATTGTCAGCTATTCACACGACATTACTGAACTGGATCAATATAAAGAATTTTTGTTTGCTATGGAAGAGGAAATGCAGCGTGTAAAAACAGAGCTAGGTCTATTAAGAAGCAAACAGCTTCATGATGCTGGAATCATCGCCAAAAGTGAAGATATGAAAAAAGCAGTTTCTACAGCACTCCAGTTATCAGAGGTTGATGTGAATGCATTGCTCCTAGGGGAATCTGGTGTAGGAAAATCATTGTTAGCTAAATTTATTCACAATAAAAGTCACCGATCAAAAGGTCCTTTCATTGAAGTTAATTGTGGAGCTATTCCAGATTCTTTATTTGAAGCTGAATTATTCGGTTATGAATCTGGCGCTTTTACAGGTGCACATCAAAAAGGAAAAGTCGGTCTTATTGAACTGTCGAACGGGGGGACACTTTTCTTAGATGAAATCGGTGAACTACCTCTGCAACATCAAGTAAAAGTGTTAAAAGTCATTCAAGAAAAACAGTTTTATCGTGTTGGAGGAACGAAACCAATTAAAGTAGATTTCCGTTTGGTTTCTGCTACGAACAAAGATCTTCAGAAAGCGATAAATGAGAAGCTGTTTCGTGAAGATCTCTATTTTCGTTTAAATGTTGTACCAGTTACGATTCCCCCACTCAGGAAGAGAACGGAGGATATCGTACCACTCATACATATGCTTTTAGAGCAATTTGAAAAAAAATATAACAAGAAGAAAAAATTAGATGAAGCTGTCATTCATCATCTTCTGCATTATGAATGGAGGGGAAATGTACGAGAACTAATCAACATCATGGAACGATTAGTGGTACTCTCCCCTACGACTCTTATTACGGATGAACATCTTCCTGATCATGTAAAAGAAGGTGCATCTACCCCCTCACCATCTATTCATGCAGAACAAACATTAAAAGAAATGTTAGATGAAACAGAGAAACAAATTTTATTAGCTGCAAGGAAGAAGTACAGAACGACCATAAGGATGGCAGAAGCACTCGGCACTAGTCAGCCTTCAATCGTAAGAAAAATGAAAAAATATCAGATTATTTAG